In a single window of the Serratia quinivorans genome:
- the yfcG_2 gene encoding GST-like protein yfcG yields the protein MIIVHHLNNSRSQRILWFLEELNVPYQVQRYQRDPQTMLAPPELKKIHPLGKSPVIVDGDLTLAESGAIIEYLQEAYDAQGQFIPTDYHARQQYRYWLHYAEGSLMPLLVMKLVFSRLGQPPIPWLLRPVAGAIGKGVQREYLDKQIAPHCDYLEQHLSKNTWFVGNEFSAADIQMSFPLEAMASRGALDGCPKLRGYLQRIHARPAYQRALEQGGPYDLLS from the coding sequence ATGATCATTGTTCACCATCTGAATAACTCGCGTTCGCAGCGTATCCTGTGGTTTTTGGAAGAGTTGAACGTGCCCTATCAGGTGCAGCGCTATCAGCGCGATCCGCAAACTATGTTGGCACCGCCGGAGTTAAAGAAAATTCATCCGTTGGGCAAGTCGCCGGTGATTGTTGATGGCGATCTGACGTTGGCGGAGTCCGGCGCCATTATTGAATACCTGCAGGAAGCCTACGACGCACAGGGGCAGTTTATTCCCACCGACTATCATGCCCGTCAGCAGTACCGGTATTGGTTACATTATGCCGAAGGGTCGTTAATGCCATTGCTGGTGATGAAGCTGGTATTTAGCCGGTTGGGCCAGCCGCCGATCCCCTGGTTGCTGCGGCCGGTGGCGGGGGCGATTGGCAAAGGCGTGCAGCGTGAATATCTGGACAAACAGATCGCGCCACACTGTGATTATCTGGAACAGCACCTGAGCAAAAACACCTGGTTTGTCGGTAATGAATTCAGCGCGGCGGATATCCAGATGAGCTTCCCGCTGGAGGCGATGGCGTCACGTGGCGCACTGGACGGTTGCCCCAAGCTGCGCGGTTATCTACAGCGCATTCATGCGCGTCCGGCCTACCAGCGGGCGCTGGAGCAGGGCGGGCCTTATGACCTGCTGAGCTGA
- a CDS encoding Predicted lactoylglutathione lyase: MATQIFVNLPVGNLPASMTFFTELGFSFNPRFTDDTAACMVVSDSIYVMLLTHDKFKMFTPNPIVDAKKSTEVLLCLSQPDRAAVDALVRKAIAAGGNTYNQPQDYGFMYGHGFQDLDGHIWELMYMDEKAAQAQ, translated from the coding sequence ATGGCTACGCAAATCTTTGTTAACCTGCCGGTGGGCAATCTGCCCGCATCCATGACATTTTTCACCGAACTGGGCTTCAGCTTTAATCCCCGGTTTACCGATGATACCGCCGCTTGCATGGTAGTTAGCGACAGTATTTATGTGATGCTGCTGACCCACGACAAATTCAAAATGTTCACCCCGAATCCGATTGTCGATGCCAAAAAATCGACCGAGGTTTTGCTGTGTCTGTCGCAGCCCGATCGGGCGGCAGTGGATGCACTGGTGCGCAAGGCGATTGCTGCCGGCGGTAATACCTATAATCAGCCGCAGGATTACGGCTTTATGTACGGTCACGGCTTCCAGGATTTGGACGGTCATATCTGGGAACTGATGTACATGGACGAAAAGGCTGCGCAGGCCCAGTGA
- the yjcD gene encoding Putative permease yjcD — protein MSNSQANNAVKPKGGLDGYFKISARGSSVRQEVVAGLTTFLAMVYSVIVVPSMLGKAGFPPTAVFVATCLVAGLGSLLMGLWANLPMAIGCAISLTAFTAFSLVLGQHISIPVALGAVFLMGVLFTIISVTGIRAWILRNLPMGVAHGTGIGIGLFLLLIAANGVGLVVKNPLDGLPVALGAFTSFPVVMTLLGLAVIFGLEKLRVPGGILLVIIAISVIGLVFDPAVKYQGLFAMPSLADANGHSLIFSLDIMGALQPVVLPSVLALVMTAVFDATGTIRAVAGQANLLDKDGQIINGGKALTSDSLSSIFSGLVGAAPAAVYIESAAGYCGGRQNRPDCDRGRSAVPDDPVPVAVILSGADLRHRTGADVRRPADAEQCHQAGLQRLCRCHVRPAVCGVYRADL, from the coding sequence ATGTCGAATTCTCAAGCGAACAACGCCGTTAAACCAAAAGGCGGGCTTGATGGTTATTTTAAAATTTCTGCGCGTGGCAGCAGCGTACGGCAGGAAGTGGTGGCAGGGTTAACCACCTTCCTGGCGATGGTTTACTCGGTGATTGTGGTGCCGAGCATGCTGGGCAAGGCGGGTTTTCCGCCAACGGCGGTGTTTGTCGCCACCTGTCTGGTTGCCGGTCTGGGTTCGTTGCTGATGGGGCTGTGGGCTAATTTACCAATGGCTATCGGCTGTGCGATCTCACTGACCGCCTTTACCGCCTTCAGCCTGGTGCTGGGTCAGCACATCAGCATTCCGGTGGCGCTGGGTGCGGTATTCCTGATGGGCGTGCTCTTTACCATTATCTCGGTCACCGGTATCCGCGCCTGGATCCTGCGCAATCTGCCGATGGGCGTGGCACACGGCACCGGTATCGGCATTGGTCTGTTCCTGTTGCTGATCGCTGCTAACGGCGTGGGTCTGGTGGTGAAGAACCCGCTGGACGGCCTGCCGGTGGCATTGGGTGCGTTCACTTCATTCCCGGTAGTGATGACACTGCTTGGGCTGGCGGTGATTTTCGGTTTGGAAAAACTGCGCGTTCCTGGCGGCATCCTGCTGGTGATTATCGCCATTTCGGTGATTGGGCTGGTGTTTGACCCGGCAGTGAAGTATCAGGGGCTGTTCGCCATGCCAAGCCTGGCGGACGCTAACGGCCATTCGCTGATTTTCAGTCTGGATATCATGGGCGCCTTGCAGCCGGTAGTGTTGCCGAGCGTATTGGCGCTGGTGATGACGGCGGTGTTTGACGCTACCGGCACCATCCGTGCGGTAGCCGGTCAGGCTAACCTGTTGGATAAAGACGGGCAGATCATCAACGGCGGCAAAGCGCTGACTTCGGACTCCCTGAGCAGCATTTTCTCCGGCCTGGTGGGCGCGGCTCCGGCAGCGGTGTATATCGAATCTGCGGCGGGGTACTGCGGCGGGCGGCAAAACCGGCCTGACTGCGACCGTGGTCGGTCTGCTGTTCCTGATGATCCTGTTCCTGTCGCCGTTATCTTATCTGGTGCCGATTTACGCCACCGCACCGGCGCTGATGTACGTCGGCCTGCTGATGCTGAGCAATGTCACCAAGCTGGACTTCAACGACTTTGTCGATGCCATGTCCGGCCTGCTGTGTGCGGTGTTTATCGTGCTGACCTGTAA
- the nhaK_1 gene encoding Sodium, potassium, lithium and rubidium/H(+) antiporter: protein MEIFFTILILILVVSLSGVVTRMLPFQVPLPLMQIGIGALLAWPHFGLHVDFDPELFLVLFIPPLLFADGWKTPTREFLHHGREILGLALVLVLITVVGVGYLIYAMVPGIPLVAAFALAAVLSPTDAVALSGIVGKGRIPKSIMGVLEGEALMNDASGLVSLKFAIAVAMGTMVFTVGGATLEFLKVAIGGLLAGVAITWLYSKSLRVMSRWSGDDPATQIVFLLLLPFASYLIAEHIGVSGILAAVAAGMTISQSGVIRNAPLAMRLRANSVWAMLEFVFNGMVFIMLGLQLPGILETSIFQAELDPTIQTWYLFADVAIIYAALLVLRFTWLWLMKNASRRFMKKRPLQFWRFHHA, encoded by the coding sequence ATGGAAATCTTTTTTACAATCCTCATTTTAATTTTGGTGGTCTCCCTGTCCGGGGTGGTGACGCGCATGTTGCCGTTCCAGGTGCCATTACCGTTAATGCAGATCGGTATCGGGGCCTTGTTGGCCTGGCCGCATTTTGGGCTGCACGTCGACTTTGACCCTGAATTGTTCCTGGTCCTGTTTATTCCGCCGTTGCTGTTTGCCGATGGCTGGAAAACGCCAACCCGCGAATTTTTGCACCACGGCCGTGAAATCCTTGGCCTGGCACTGGTGCTGGTGCTGATTACCGTGGTCGGTGTCGGCTACCTGATTTACGCCATGGTACCGGGCATCCCGCTGGTGGCGGCGTTTGCCCTGGCGGCGGTACTGTCGCCAACCGATGCCGTGGCGCTGTCCGGCATCGTGGGTAAAGGGCGTATTCCCAAGTCGATCATGGGGGTGCTGGAAGGCGAGGCGCTGATGAACGACGCGTCCGGTCTGGTCTCACTCAAATTCGCCATCGCAGTGGCGATGGGCACCATGGTGTTTACCGTGGGCGGGGCGACGCTGGAGTTTCTCAAGGTGGCGATCGGCGGCCTGCTGGCCGGTGTGGCGATCACCTGGCTTTACAGTAAGTCGTTGCGCGTCATGAGCCGCTGGAGTGGCGACGACCCGGCAACGCAAATTGTATTCCTGCTGCTGTTGCCGTTTGCCTCTTATCTGATTGCCGAACATATTGGCGTCTCCGGCATCCTGGCCGCGGTTGCTGCGGGGATGACCATCAGCCAGTCCGGCGTGATCCGCAATGCCCCGCTGGCGATGCGTCTGCGTGCCAACAGCGTCTGGGCGATGCTGGAATTTGTGTTTAACGGCATGGTGTTCATCATGTTGGGGCTGCAGCTGCCGGGGATCCTGGAGACCTCCATCTTCCAGGCGGAGCTGGATCCGACCATTCAGACCTGGTACCTGTTTGCCGATGTTGCCATCATCTACGCCGCGTTGCTGGTGTTGCGCTTCACCTGGCTGTGGCTGATGAAAAACGCCAGCCGTCGCTTTATGAAAAAACGGCCGTTGCAGTTTTGGCGATTTCACCACGCGTGA
- the nhaK_2 gene encoding Sodium, potassium, lithium and rubidium/H(+) antiporter, which produces MASFAGVRGAITLAGVLSIPLLLSDGSAFPARYQLVFIAAGVILLSLIAGVMALPLLLRGVQVADKSVSKSEERMAIAMAAEVAIESINKMEERLAVDTEENIDPQILKEISSRVVGTLRRRITTKDDIENALMLENLERRFRLTALRAERGELYHLRATQKISNETLQKLLHDLDLLEALLIEREG; this is translated from the coding sequence GTGGCGTCGTTCGCCGGGGTGCGTGGGGCGATTACGCTGGCGGGTGTGCTGTCCATTCCGCTGTTGCTGAGTGACGGTTCTGCCTTCCCGGCGCGCTATCAACTGGTGTTTATTGCCGCCGGGGTGATCCTGCTTTCGCTGATTGCCGGCGTCATGGCGTTGCCGCTGTTGCTGCGCGGCGTGCAGGTGGCAGACAAGAGCGTCAGCAAGAGTGAAGAGCGGATGGCGATTGCCATGGCGGCCGAAGTGGCGATCGAAAGCATCAACAAAATGGAAGAACGCCTGGCCGTGGATACCGAAGAAAATATCGATCCGCAGATATTGAAAGAGATCAGTTCGCGGGTGGTCGGGACGCTGCGGCGGCGCATCACCACTAAAGACGATATCGAAAATGCGCTGATGCTGGAAAACCTCGAACGGCGTTTTCGCCTGACGGCGCTGCGTGCCGAACGCGGTGAGTTATATCACCTGCGCGCCACGCAGAAAATCAGCAACGAGACGCTGCAAAAATTATTGCACGATCTCGACCTGCTGGAAGCGCTGTTGATAGAGCGCGAGGGGTAA
- the gltC_3 gene encoding HTH-type transcriptional regulator gltC produces the protein MDVRTLRYFVEVVRQQSFTRAAEKLFVTQPTISKMLRHLEEELECTLLIREGRRLHLTDSGQAVYQRGLAIIDEFRQLEAELEDISSVKKGVLRLGIPPMVGRQIADLIRQFRQTYPGIELKISELGGLSVEQAVMSGELDLAMTILPVDSAQPLTFLPLLGHPMCVVAPRTPHWLNRTSIHISELANWPILLYNEDFALYKMLMTAFRQAGFEPQIAVRSGQWDFLASMVQAGVGIATLPEPVCQWLDKENLIWLPLEPRMEWKVGLIWRQGSYLSHSAQAWIACCRDYWPSMK, from the coding sequence GTGGATGTCCGCACTTTGCGCTACTTCGTGGAAGTGGTGCGCCAGCAAAGCTTTACCCGCGCGGCGGAAAAACTGTTCGTCACCCAGCCAACCATCAGCAAGATGCTGCGCCATTTGGAAGAGGAACTGGAGTGCACCTTGCTGATCCGTGAAGGCCGCAGGCTGCACCTGACCGACAGCGGCCAGGCGGTATATCAGCGCGGTCTGGCCATCATCGATGAATTCCGCCAGTTGGAGGCCGAGCTGGAAGACATCAGCTCGGTGAAAAAAGGCGTGCTGCGGTTGGGCATCCCACCGATGGTCGGCCGGCAGATCGCCGATTTGATCCGGCAGTTTCGCCAGACTTATCCCGGCATCGAACTCAAAATCTCCGAACTGGGCGGGCTATCGGTTGAACAGGCGGTGATGTCCGGTGAACTGGATCTGGCGATGACCATTCTGCCGGTCGATTCCGCTCAGCCACTGACCTTTCTGCCCTTGCTCGGCCACCCCATGTGCGTGGTCGCACCACGAACGCCGCACTGGTTAAACCGTACCAGTATCCATATCTCCGAGTTGGCCAACTGGCCGATCCTGCTTTATAACGAGGACTTCGCGCTCTACAAGATGCTGATGACAGCATTCCGCCAGGCCGGTTTTGAACCCCAGATTGCGGTACGCAGCGGGCAGTGGGATTTTCTGGCGTCGATGGTGCAGGCCGGGGTTGGCATCGCCACCCTGCCGGAGCCGGTCTGCCAATGGCTGGATAAGGAAAACCTGATTTGGCTGCCGCTGGAGCCACGCATGGAATGGAAGGTGGGGTTAATCTGGCGTCAGGGCAGCTACCTGTCGCACAGCGCCCAGGCCTGGATCGCCTGCTGTCGCGACTACTGGCCGTCGATGAAATAA
- the cidA gene encoding Holin-like protein CidA translates to MLLALRHAAPSLLTRLQVPVQVVLYAALFLIADRLVQQFHLPLPANIIGMLMLLALISLRILPLNWVRAGSRWLLAEMLLFFVPAVVAVVNYAQLLMVEGWKIFLVIAVSTTLTLGATGLVVDRVYRLEVWLQRRKQRDE, encoded by the coding sequence ATGTTACTGGCGTTACGCCACGCTGCTCCTTCTTTGCTGACCCGCTTGCAGGTGCCTGTCCAGGTTGTTTTATACGCGGCGTTATTTTTGATTGCTGACCGGCTGGTGCAGCAGTTCCATTTGCCGTTGCCCGCCAACATTATCGGCATGTTGATGCTGCTGGCGCTGATTTCGCTGCGCATTCTGCCGCTGAACTGGGTCAGGGCCGGTTCGCGCTGGCTGCTGGCAGAGATGCTGCTGTTCTTCGTCCCGGCGGTAGTGGCGGTGGTCAACTATGCCCAGTTGCTGATGGTTGAGGGCTGGAAGATTTTCCTGGTGATTGCCGTCAGCACCACGCTGACGCTGGGCGCGACGGGGCTGGTGGTTGATCGGGTCTATCGACTGGAAGTCTGGTTGCAACGGCGAAAACAGCGCGATGAATGA
- the yohK_2 gene encoding Inner membrane protein yohK — protein MNDFILSIACFVATLALYFANKKLYRRRRTLLLMPLVLTPMILVLLLVVTHISYQDYIGETHWLLWLLGPATIAFAVPVYENLHIIRRHWLSLSAGVLTAVLVAVYSSVWLARLLTLPEEVQRSLAVRSITTPFALEAAKQMGGQADLVALFVVITGVFGMAVGDILFLRLAVRSSLAKGAGLGASSHGAGTAKAYEMGQEEGVVSSLVMMLAGIITVIAAPLIGQLMW, from the coding sequence ATGAATGATTTTATCCTGAGCATCGCCTGCTTTGTGGCAACGCTGGCGCTCTATTTCGCCAATAAAAAACTCTACCGCCGCCGTCGAACCTTGCTGTTGATGCCATTGGTACTGACGCCAATGATCCTGGTGCTGTTGCTGGTGGTGACCCATATTTCGTACCAGGACTACATTGGCGAAACGCACTGGTTGCTGTGGCTGCTGGGGCCGGCCACCATCGCCTTCGCGGTACCGGTATACGAGAATCTGCATATTATCCGCCGCCACTGGCTGTCGCTCAGCGCCGGAGTGCTGACGGCAGTGCTGGTGGCGGTTTACAGCTCGGTGTGGCTGGCGCGACTGCTGACGCTGCCGGAAGAGGTGCAGCGCAGCCTGGCAGTGCGCTCCATCACCACGCCGTTTGCGCTGGAGGCGGCCAAACAGATGGGCGGGCAGGCAGATCTGGTGGCGCTGTTTGTGGTGATCACCGGGGTGTTCGGCATGGCGGTTGGGGATATTTTGTTCCTGCGGCTGGCGGTGCGCAGCAGTCTGGCGAAAGGCGCCGGGCTCGGGGCGTCATCACACGGTGCCGGTACGGCGAAAGCCTATGAGATGGGGCAGGAAGAAGGGGTGGTTTCCAGCCTGGTGATGATGCTGGCGGGGATTATCACGGTGATTGCCGCGCCGCTGATAGGGCAACTGATGTGGTAA
- the htrB_3 gene encoding Lipid A biosynthesis lauroyl acyltransferase, giving the protein MKRPQKFKMALLHPRYWFTWFGLGCLFLLVQLPYPVLHKLGIWMGRTSMRFLKRRVSITRRNLELCFPDMDVEQREHKVTGNFESLGMGLLETGMAWFWSDKRVKRWFNVSGINHLKAAQQNQRGVLVIGVHFMSLELGGRAMGLCQPMMAMYRPHNNKAMEWAQTKGRMRSNKAMLDRKDLRGMVQALKRGEAVWFAPDQDYGPRGSVFAPLFAVDQAATTSGTYMLARMAKPALVPVVLIRREKGRGYDLLIQPALENYPISDEIAAAAYMNKVVEKEIMRAPEQYMWLHRRFKTRPAGTPSLY; this is encoded by the coding sequence ATGAAGCGTCCGCAAAAATTCAAAATGGCCCTGCTACATCCTCGCTACTGGTTTACCTGGTTCGGGCTGGGCTGTCTGTTCTTACTGGTTCAACTCCCCTATCCGGTGCTGCACAAGCTCGGTATATGGATGGGCCGTACCTCGATGCGCTTCCTGAAACGCCGCGTTTCCATTACTCGCCGTAACCTGGAACTTTGCTTCCCGGACATGGACGTGGAACAGCGCGAACACAAAGTGACAGGTAACTTCGAATCCCTCGGCATGGGCCTGCTGGAAACCGGTATGGCCTGGTTCTGGTCAGATAAGCGCGTTAAGCGCTGGTTCAACGTTTCCGGCATCAATCACCTGAAAGCGGCACAGCAAAACCAACGCGGCGTACTGGTAATTGGCGTGCATTTTATGTCGCTGGAGCTGGGTGGTCGTGCCATGGGGCTGTGCCAGCCGATGATGGCGATGTACCGTCCACACAACAATAAAGCGATGGAATGGGCACAAACCAAAGGGCGTATGCGTTCCAACAAGGCCATGCTGGATCGCAAAGACCTGCGCGGCATGGTTCAGGCTCTTAAGCGCGGCGAAGCCGTATGGTTCGCTCCAGATCAAGACTACGGCCCACGCGGCAGCGTATTCGCCCCGTTGTTCGCCGTCGATCAGGCCGCCACCACCAGCGGGACCTATATGCTGGCACGCATGGCCAAGCCGGCGCTGGTACCGGTGGTGCTGATCCGTCGCGAGAAAGGCCGTGGTTATGATCTATTGATCCAACCGGCACTGGAAAATTACCCTATCAGTGACGAAATCGCCGCCGCGGCTTACATGAATAAAGTGGTTGAGAAAGAGATCATGCGCGCTCCAGAGCAGTATATGTGGCTACATCGTCGCTTCAAAACCCGGCCGGCCGGTACCCCTTCGCTGTACTGA
- the fis gene encoding Hin recombinational enhancer-binding protein, protein MFEQRVNSDVLTVSTVNSQDQVTQKPLRDSVKQALKNYFAQLNGQDVNDLYELVLAEVEQPLLDMVMQYTRGNQTRAALMMGINRGTLRKKLKKYGMN, encoded by the coding sequence ATGTTCGAACAACGCGTAAATTCTGACGTACTGACCGTTTCTACCGTGAACTCACAGGACCAAGTGACTCAAAAGCCTCTGCGTGACTCGGTGAAACAAGCACTGAAGAACTATTTTGCTCAACTGAATGGTCAAGACGTTAACGATCTGTATGAGCTGGTATTGGCTGAAGTTGAACAGCCACTGTTGGACATGGTGATGCAATACACCCGTGGCAACCAGACCCGTGCAGCCCTGATGATGGGCATCAACCGCGGTACGCTGCGTAAGAAATTGAAAAAATACGGCATGAACTGA
- the dus_3 gene encoding Probable tRNA-dihydrouridine synthase, with amino-acid sequence MGAGMAVSEMLSSNPEVWRTDKSRLRMVHSDEPGIRSVQIAGCDPDDMAAAARINVASGAQIIDINMGCPAKKVNRKLAGSALLQYPDLVKQILHAVVNAVDVPVTLKIRTGWEPEHRNCVEIAQLAEDCGIQALTIHGRTRACLFNGNAEYDSIRAVKQSVSIPIIANGDITDPHKARAVLDYTGADALMIGRAAQGRPWIFREIQHYLDTGELLPPPPLGEVKRLLIGHIRELHGFYGQGKGFRIARKHVSWYLQEHAPNDQFRRTFNAIEDASEQLEALEAYFENLA; translated from the coding sequence ATGGGTGCTGGGATGGCTGTATCCGAAATGCTCTCCTCCAATCCGGAGGTGTGGCGGACGGATAAGTCGCGTCTGCGTATGGTCCATAGCGATGAACCAGGGATCCGTTCCGTGCAGATTGCCGGATGCGATCCGGATGATATGGCCGCCGCGGCACGTATTAACGTGGCCAGTGGCGCACAGATCATCGACATCAATATGGGGTGCCCGGCCAAGAAAGTGAACCGGAAGCTTGCAGGGTCTGCATTGCTGCAGTACCCGGATCTGGTTAAACAGATCCTCCACGCGGTAGTTAACGCTGTGGATGTGCCGGTAACACTTAAGATCCGTACCGGCTGGGAACCCGAACACCGTAACTGTGTAGAGATTGCCCAACTGGCCGAAGACTGTGGTATACAGGCCCTGACTATTCATGGCCGAACCCGCGCCTGCCTGTTCAACGGCAACGCGGAGTACGACAGCATTCGGGCAGTTAAGCAGAGTGTTTCCATTCCGATTATCGCGAATGGCGACATTACTGACCCGCATAAAGCCAGAGCAGTGCTCGACTACACTGGGGCTGATGCCCTGATGATAGGCCGCGCTGCTCAGGGGAGACCCTGGATCTTCCGGGAAATCCAGCATTATCTGGACACTGGGGAACTGCTGCCCCCTCCGCCACTTGGCGAGGTTAAGCGTTTGTTGATAGGGCATATTCGGGAATTGCACGGCTTTTACGGCCAAGGCAAGGGATTCCGGATTGCTCGTAAGCACGTATCCTGGTATCTCCAGGAGCACGCCCCGAATGACCAGTTTCGGCGCACATTCAACGCCATAGAGGATGCCAGCGAACAGCTGGAGGCGTTGGAGGCATATTTCGAAAATCTTGCGTAA
- the cah gene encoding Carbonic anhydrase precursor, translating to MKGKLLLAALLIACFSANATEQAHWGYEGQEDPAHWGKLSPDFSLCETGKNQSPVNVKGALKTQHDKLKLAFQPGKQQIVNNGHTVQVNVSGGNTLVLDNDTFTLQQFHFHAPSENEIDGKQFPLEAHFVYKDQQGALAVLALMFQQGKANPQLAQAWRQMPTAVDQTAVLTTPLDIKALLPQNFNFYRFSGSLTTPPCSEGVSWMVLDKPVSASAEQIAQFRAVVQHANNRPLQALNGRVIID from the coding sequence ATGAAAGGGAAATTATTACTCGCCGCTTTACTGATCGCCTGCTTTTCGGCCAACGCCACAGAGCAAGCCCATTGGGGCTATGAAGGTCAGGAAGATCCGGCACACTGGGGAAAACTCTCTCCGGATTTTTCGCTGTGCGAAACCGGTAAGAACCAGTCACCGGTTAATGTTAAAGGTGCTCTGAAAACCCAGCACGACAAACTGAAACTGGCTTTCCAACCAGGCAAACAGCAGATCGTCAATAACGGCCATACCGTGCAGGTAAACGTCAGCGGCGGCAATACCCTGGTGCTGGATAACGACACTTTCACGCTGCAACAATTTCACTTCCACGCCCCGAGCGAAAACGAAATTGACGGTAAGCAATTCCCCCTTGAGGCGCACTTTGTCTATAAAGACCAACAGGGTGCACTGGCAGTCCTGGCATTGATGTTCCAGCAAGGCAAAGCCAACCCGCAGTTGGCGCAGGCCTGGCGGCAGATGCCGACCGCCGTCGATCAGACCGCGGTGCTGACTACGCCGCTGGATATCAAGGCGCTGCTCCCTCAAAACTTTAACTTCTATCGGTTCAGCGGTTCGTTAACCACGCCCCCTTGTTCCGAAGGGGTAAGCTGGATGGTGCTGGATAAGCCTGTCAGCGCCTCTGCCGAGCAGATCGCTCAATTCCGCGCCGTGGTACAGCATGCGAACAATCGTCCGCTACAGGCGCTGAACGGCCGCGTAATCATCGACTAA
- the panF gene encoding Pantothenate permease codes for MQTEVILPLVAYLLLVFGLSVYAYSRRQTGNFLSEYFLGSRSMGGFVLAMTLTATYISASSFIGGPGAAYKYGLGWVLLAMIQLPAVWLSLGVLGKKFAILARRYNAITLNDMLYGRYQSRLLVWLASLSLLVAFLGAMTVQFIGGARLLETAAGIPYDTGLLIFGVSIALYTAFGGFRASVLNDAMQGLVMLIGTVLLLVTVIHAAGGLHSAVDKLHQIDPALVSPQGGEQILSLPFMASFWILVCFGVIGLPHTAVRCISYKDSKAVHRGIILGTMVVAVLMFGMHLAGALGRAVLPDLKIPDQVIPTLMITVLPPYAAGIFLAAPMAAIMSTINAQLLQSSATIIKDLYLGVRPQQMQNERLIKRFSSLTTLILGLLVLLAAWRPPEMIIWLNLLAFGGLEAVFLWPLVLGLYWERANAQGALSSMVTGAVCYTLLASFNLQLAGLHPIVPSLLLSLLAFYIGNLVGEKRRTASSLPS; via the coding sequence ATGCAAACTGAAGTTATTTTGCCGCTGGTTGCCTATCTGCTGCTGGTGTTCGGGCTGTCGGTTTACGCTTACAGCCGCCGTCAGACCGGTAATTTCCTCAGCGAATATTTCCTGGGTAGCCGATCGATGGGTGGCTTTGTGCTGGCGATGACGCTGACCGCAACCTATATCAGCGCCAGTTCGTTTATCGGTGGCCCCGGTGCCGCCTATAAATATGGCCTTGGTTGGGTGTTGTTGGCGATGATCCAACTGCCCGCCGTATGGTTATCGCTCGGTGTGCTGGGCAAGAAATTCGCCATTTTGGCGCGCCGCTACAACGCCATCACCTTAAACGACATGCTGTACGGTCGCTATCAAAGCCGTCTGTTGGTCTGGTTGGCCAGTCTCAGTTTGTTGGTGGCGTTCCTCGGGGCCATGACGGTGCAGTTTATCGGCGGCGCACGCCTGCTGGAAACCGCTGCCGGCATCCCTTACGACACCGGCCTGCTGATCTTTGGCGTCAGCATCGCGCTGTATACCGCCTTTGGCGGCTTTCGTGCCAGCGTGCTGAACGATGCCATGCAGGGCCTGGTAATGTTGATCGGCACCGTGCTGTTGCTGGTGACGGTGATCCACGCCGCTGGCGGCCTGCACAGCGCGGTGGACAAACTCCACCAAATTGACCCGGCGCTGGTGTCACCCCAGGGCGGTGAACAGATCCTCAGCCTGCCGTTTATGGCCTCGTTTTGGATCCTGGTGTGCTTTGGCGTGATAGGCCTGCCGCATACTGCGGTGCGCTGCATCTCTTACAAAGACAGTAAGGCAGTACACCGCGGCATCATCCTCGGCACTATGGTAGTGGCAGTGCTGATGTTCGGTATGCATCTGGCCGGTGCGCTGGGCCGCGCGGTGTTGCCGGATCTGAAGATCCCCGATCAGGTGATCCCGACGTTGATGATCACTGTGCTGCCGCCGTATGCTGCCGGCATCTTCCTGGCAGCACCGATGGCGGCCATCATGTCGACCATTAATGCCCAACTGCTGCAGTCTTCCGCCACTATTATTAAAGACCTCTATCTTGGCGTGCGGCCGCAGCAGATGCAGAACGAACGCTTGATCAAACGCTTTTCCAGCCTGACCACCTTGATCCTCGGGCTTTTGGTGCTGCTGGCGGCATGGCGTCCGCCGGAAATGATCATCTGGCTGAACCTGCTGGCGTTCGGCGGCCTGGAGGCGGTATTCCTGTGGCCGCTGGTGCTGGGCCTGTACTGGGAGCGCGCCAACGCACAGGGAGCGCTTAGCTCAATGGTGACGGGTGCGGTATGCTATACGCTATTGGCCAGCTTTAATCTGCAACTGGCGGGGCTGCACCCTATCGTGCCTTCGCTGCTGCTTAGCCTGCTGGCATTTTATATCGGTAACCTCGTCGGCGAAAAACGCCGAACGGCGTCATCATTACCCTCTTAA